Proteins from a single region of Catenulispora acidiphila DSM 44928:
- a CDS encoding TRM11 family SAM-dependent methyltransferase: protein MTDSTTTAPTGRTPARSLSGIPTSIWVTAQRNSRAQRTGRYTPDSVAHPAKMLPDIAAYAISTYTQPDDLVVDPMCGIGTTLVEALHLGRRALGVEYEARWAKYAEANIALARAQGAVGTDAKVIRADARKLAKVAPPELLGTAALVITSPPYGAAVHGQIKATAETGEKGVQKFDYRYSTDRGNLAHVGREELVAGFAQILSGCRELLRPGGVVAVTARPWREHGELVDLPSEVIAAGVAAGLQPIERCLALIAGVRDRQLVTRPSFFQLANIRQARAAGVPMHLIVAEDVLLFQAPGPALDGPETEPGRAWKQADGDGGSGEIPEIV from the coding sequence TTGACTGACAGCACCACCACCGCCCCGACCGGCCGCACCCCGGCCCGCAGCCTGTCGGGGATACCCACCTCGATCTGGGTCACCGCGCAGCGCAACTCCCGCGCCCAGCGCACCGGCCGCTACACCCCGGACTCGGTCGCGCACCCGGCCAAGATGCTCCCGGACATCGCCGCCTACGCCATCTCCACCTACACCCAGCCTGACGATCTGGTCGTCGACCCGATGTGCGGAATCGGCACCACCCTGGTCGAGGCGCTGCACCTCGGACGGCGCGCCCTGGGCGTGGAGTACGAGGCCCGCTGGGCCAAGTACGCCGAGGCCAACATCGCCCTGGCCCGCGCCCAGGGAGCCGTCGGCACCGATGCGAAAGTGATCCGCGCGGATGCCCGCAAGCTGGCGAAGGTCGCGCCGCCGGAACTGCTCGGAACCGCCGCCCTGGTCATCACCTCCCCGCCCTACGGCGCGGCGGTCCACGGCCAGATCAAGGCCACCGCCGAGACCGGCGAGAAGGGCGTGCAGAAGTTCGACTACCGCTACTCCACCGACCGCGGGAACCTCGCCCACGTCGGCCGCGAGGAACTGGTCGCCGGCTTCGCCCAGATCCTGTCCGGCTGCCGGGAACTGCTGCGCCCCGGCGGCGTGGTCGCGGTGACCGCCCGGCCCTGGCGGGAGCACGGGGAACTGGTCGATCTGCCCTCGGAGGTCATCGCCGCCGGGGTGGCGGCGGGCCTGCAGCCGATCGAGCGGTGCCTGGCCCTGATCGCCGGAGTCCGCGACCGGCAGCTGGTCACCCGGCCGAGCTTCTTCCAGCTCGCGAACATCCGCCAGGCCCGCGCCGCCGGCGTCCCGATGCACCTGATCGTGGCGGAGGATGTCCTGCTGTTCCAGGCGCCGGGACCGGCTCTCGACGGCCCTGAAACCGAGCCTGGCCGCGCCTGGAAGCAGGCCGACGGCGACGGCGGTTCGGGCGAGATTCCGGAGATCGTGTGA